Proteins from one Fragaria vesca subsp. vesca linkage group LG6, FraVesHawaii_1.0, whole genome shotgun sequence genomic window:
- the LOC101292333 gene encoding uncharacterized protein LOC101292333, producing the protein MDHSFCHCPSSLAVWNLAHCNDLSNANDMVETLNDIFINRPYDADKLSKIILLCWQIWQKRKNVIFRNEIFSPHAVVAGAAAFTRRLNSQTNTSSCVAAHSNNIKWSLPSSGYVKLNFDGYVFQHNSNFASGFVLRDDSGCPLIAYTRRIGKTDVPIAEVVALRDGLLSARNRNISRVIAEGDSQLVINCIKSTTSIPSKLSSIVKDIIHIATRFEHISFSHTFQEANFIANVVANHSHVLGFKFFSAGCYCFKFRLL; encoded by the coding sequence ATGGACCATTCATTCTGCCATTGCCCTTCTAGTCTTGCGGTTTGGAATCTTGCTCATTGTAATGATCTTTCAAATGCCAATGATATGGTTGAAACTTTAAATGATATTTTCATTAACAGGCCCTATGATGCTGACAAGCTCTCAAAAATTATTCTTCTGTGTTGGCAGATTTGGCAAAAAAGAAAGAATGTCATTTTCAGGAATGAAATTTTCTCTCCCCATGCAGTGGTAGCAGGTGCAGCTGCTTTCACAAGAAGATTGAACTCTCAAACCAACACTTCTTCTTGTGTGGCAGCTCACTCAAACAACATCAAGTGGTCTCTTCCTTCATCCGGCTATGTCAAATTGAACTTCGATGGGTATGTCTTTCAACACAACTCCAATTTTGCTTCAGGCTTTGTTTTACGAGATGATTCTGGCTGTCCTCTTATTGCCTATACCAGAAGGATAGGGAAAACTGATGTCCCTATAGCTGAGGTTGTTGCTCTTAGAGATGGTCTTCTCTCTGCTCGAAATCGCAACATCTCGAGAGTAATTGCTGAAGGAGACTCACAACTTGTCATCAACTGCATCAAAAGCACTACCAGTATTCCTTCGAAGCTAAGCTCGATCGTGAAGGACATCATACATATTGCTACGAGATTTGAGCATATCTCTTTTTCTCATACGTTCCAGGAAGCAAACTTCATTGCAAATGTTGTCGCCAACCATAGTCATGTTTTGGGATTTAAATTTTTCTCAGCCGGTTGCTACTGCTTTAAATTTCGACTTCTTTGA